A single uncultured Methanobrevibacter sp. DNA region contains:
- a CDS encoding CDP-glycerol glycerophosphotransferase family protein: MRYFKHRIYGALFKLFKYTYVEKNRVSFIIDSNESFKGNLDYIKKEFEKRGNFEFYFFYKDKLSFKSFKLLAGSRFIFLNDNFFPLAFMQFSPKNIVVQLWHAPGAFKKFGGSVDFKSRKILEKASKNTDYLIVSSSNIQDCYREAFQISKTKIKPLGLPRADYYFENHDIDELKSKFFEKYDLPSDKKIVLYAPTFRDEEKYNNVFDYLDLEKFNQSLGDEYILALRLHPKIKKFYSGEISSEEQYIDCSDYPSEQELLLISDILITDYSSIMIEFALLNKPIIFFTYDFESYMTEERGFYFDFKSTVPGPVVYDSNQLIDVIKSNSFDENKISEFVKTQFNEMDGQSSKRVVDYLMKL; the protein is encoded by the coding sequence ATGAGGTATTTTAAGCATAGGATTTATGGAGCTCTATTTAAGTTATTTAAGTACACTTATGTTGAAAAAAATAGGGTTTCATTTATCATAGATTCCAATGAATCCTTTAAAGGAAATTTGGACTATATTAAAAAAGAATTTGAAAAAAGAGGAAATTTTGAATTTTATTTTTTCTATAAGGATAAGCTGTCTTTTAAAAGCTTCAAGCTTTTGGCAGGATCCAGATTCATATTTTTAAATGATAACTTTTTCCCTTTGGCTTTCATGCAGTTCAGTCCGAAAAATATTGTAGTCCAGTTATGGCATGCTCCTGGAGCATTTAAGAAATTCGGAGGATCTGTTGATTTTAAAAGCAGAAAAATACTCGAAAAAGCAAGCAAGAACACAGATTACCTGATTGTCTCATCCAGCAATATACAGGATTGCTATAGGGAAGCTTTTCAGATTTCCAAAACTAAAATCAAGCCGTTAGGTCTTCCAAGAGCAGACTACTACTTTGAAAACCATGATATTGATGAGTTAAAGTCCAAGTTCTTTGAAAAATATGATTTGCCGAGCGATAAAAAGATAGTTCTTTATGCGCCTACTTTCAGAGATGAGGAAAAATACAATAATGTTTTCGATTACCTTGATTTGGAGAAATTCAACCAGTCTTTGGGTGATGAATACATTTTGGCTTTAAGACTCCATCCAAAAATCAAAAAATTTTACAGCGGCGAAATTTCATCAGAAGAGCAGTATATAGACTGCAGCGATTATCCTTCAGAGCAGGAACTGCTGCTTATAAGTGACATTCTGATAACTGACTATTCATCCATCATGATAGAATTTGCTCTTTTAAACAAGCCGATTATATTTTTCACCTATGATTTTGAAAGTTACATGACAGAAGAAAGAGGGTTTTACTTTGACTTTAAATCTACAGTTCCGGGGCCCGTAGTCTATGATTCAAATCAGCTGATAGATGTCATCAAAAGCAATAGCTTCGATGAAAATAAAATATCCGAATTTGTTAAAACACAATTTAATGAAATGGACGGTCAATCATCAAAAAGAGTTGTTGATTATCTTATGAAATTATGA
- a CDS encoding glycosyltransferase family 2 protein, producing MSNIKISVIIPVYNCEEYIGTTLKSVINQNFKDYEIIVIDDGSTDNSLEIIKLTLKGCGIKYKIIHQKNAGVSVARNQGILASEGEFLVFVDGDDYILENHLSELYVEGYDFTLTQFAKKHDDRLSNYNNFDFESILTDEFIKKELNMEILFNFFQLAYKADIIKGNNIFFTPGVVYGEDIEFALKALIHGDRIHVSNEVTYYYIQRYDSAIRTTEYRRFDVVEIFENLSTYYRIHGKNKQADLIIYSRIPRAIFGNMNYFFYSCYGFEEVMYVMKKKNLFSKLARFRGNLKFKIKVQLFLLNPKLYYKMWFRFKNSID from the coding sequence ATGAGCAATATTAAAATCAGTGTTATAATTCCAGTTTATAATTGTGAGGAATATATAGGTACTACACTAAAATCAGTAATCAATCAAAATTTTAAAGATTATGAGATTATAGTAATTGATGACGGTTCAACCGACAACAGTCTTGAAATCATTAAATTAACATTAAAAGGCTGCGGCATAAAGTACAAGATAATCCATCAGAAAAATGCAGGTGTCAGTGTTGCCAGAAATCAGGGAATTTTAGCATCTGAAGGAGAATTTTTAGTTTTTGTTGATGGTGATGACTATATACTGGAAAATCATCTCTCAGAATTGTATGTTGAAGGTTATGACTTTACATTAACACAGTTTGCGAAAAAGCATGACGATAGGCTTTCAAACTATAATAATTTTGATTTTGAATCGATATTAACTGACGAGTTTATTAAAAAGGAACTGAATATGGAAATTTTGTTTAATTTTTTCCAGCTTGCATATAAGGCAGATATAATTAAGGGCAACAATATCTTTTTTACGCCTGGCGTTGTCTATGGTGAAGACATAGAATTTGCACTTAAGGCGCTGATTCACGGAGACAGGATACATGTCAGCAATGAAGTGACCTACTATTATATTCAAAGGTATGACTCTGCAATCAGAACTACGGAATACAGGCGCTTTGATGTTGTTGAGATATTTGAAAATCTCTCCACTTACTATAGGATTCACGGAAAGAACAAACAGGCGGATTTAATCATTTATTCAAGAATACCTAGAGCAATATTTGGAAATATGAACTATTTCTTTTATAGCTGCTATGGTTTTGAAGAGGTTATGTATGTAATGAAGAAAAAGAATCTCTTTTCAAAGCTGGCCAGATTCCGAGGAAATTTAAAGTTTAAGATAAAAGTGCAGCTATTTTTATTAAATCCGAAATTATATTATAAAATGTGGTTTAGATTTAAAAATTCAATTGATTGA
- a CDS encoding glycosyltransferase family 2 protein, with product MKVSVVTPNYNGERFLKAFFESLNNDSECIGEVIIVDNGSADNSVEFIKGGSFNFPVRIIENSENLGFAPAVNQGISNAKYEYIFSLNNDTEVKKGSIRHMVDLISSRDDIFSVQAKMLRYDSKDLIDDVGDEYNLLAWTKKTGENHHSDEYVEVREIFSSCAGAALYRKSLLEEIGMFDDNFFAYMEDVDLAIRSKINGYHNLLCPQAIVYHIGSATSGSRYNEFKVRLAARNNVWVVYKNIPIPLKIINFIFLFFGFLIKYIFFVRKGFGPVYLSGIKEGLKTRGKIKKTDFKSKNTKNYLKLEYRLIINTIKFIKR from the coding sequence ATGAAGGTTTCTGTTGTAACACCAAATTATAATGGGGAACGCTTTTTGAAAGCTTTCTTCGAATCACTTAACAATGACAGTGAATGCATTGGGGAAGTCATTATCGTAGATAACGGGTCCGCCGATAACAGCGTTGAATTTATAAAAGGAGGTTCATTCAATTTCCCGGTCAGGATAATTGAAAACTCCGAAAACCTTGGATTTGCTCCTGCAGTAAATCAGGGAATTTCCAATGCAAAATACGAGTACATATTTTCTTTAAATAACGATACTGAAGTTAAAAAAGGTTCTATAAGGCATATGGTAGATTTGATTTCATCAAGAGATGATATATTTTCAGTTCAGGCAAAGATGCTTCGCTATGACAGCAAAGACCTGATTGACGATGTTGGAGATGAGTACAATCTGCTTGCATGGACAAAAAAGACAGGTGAAAATCATCACTCAGACGAATACGTTGAGGTAAGGGAGATCTTTTCATCCTGTGCGGGCGCAGCACTTTACAGAAAATCTCTTCTTGAAGAGATTGGCATGTTTGACGATAACTTTTTTGCATATATGGAGGATGTGGACCTTGCTATACGCTCAAAGATAAACGGCTATCATAATTTGCTTTGTCCTCAGGCAATTGTCTATCATATCGGAAGTGCTACAAGTGGCAGCCGTTACAATGAGTTTAAGGTACGTCTGGCCGCCCGAAACAATGTTTGGGTAGTATATAAAAACATTCCGATTCCTTTAAAAATCATAAATTTCATATTTCTATTTTTCGGATTTCTAATTAAGTACATTTTCTTTGTAAGGAAAGGCTTTGGTCCGGTTTATCTGTCAGGAATTAAAGAAGGCCTTAAAACAAGGGGTAAAATTAAAAAGACAGATTTCAAATCAAAAAATACAAAAAACTATTTAAAATTGGAATATAGATTAATTATTAACACT